The Thermovirga sp. sequence TACGCGCCCCTGGGCGAGCATACCTACACCGTCGTCTACACCACCACAGAGCAGGTAGGATTCTTCGAAGACCACGACGAACTCTACTGGAATGTCACCGGCACCGGCTGGGATTTTCCCATCGACAGGGCCACCGCCCTGGTCGCATTGCCGGAGAATGTCCCCGTGGAGAAGATCGCCTGGTACACCGGCCCCCAGGGTTCCCGCGCCCAGGACGCCACGGGCAAAACAGCCAGCCACACGGCCTGGTTCCAGACCACCGCGCCCCTCAGGGTCGGGGAGGGTCTCACCATAGTGGTCGGATTCCCCAAGGGGTACATCCTGCCCTCGAAGGACTATCTGAAAAGACAGGCCCGGGCTGGCTTGGCCGAGCGTTGGGGCAAATACCTCCCGCCCCTGTCGGTGGCGCTGATCTTCCTCTACTATATGCTGGCCTGGAGCCGCTGGGGCAAGGACCTTCGTCCCGGCAACATCATCCCGCTTTTCTACCCGCCCGAAGGCGTCACTCCTGCCATGGCCTCCTATGTCCACAACCAGAAATTCAGGGACGACACCTTCACCGCCACCCTGATCGACCTGGGGGTGAGGGGCTTCCTCCGGATAGAGGAGCGCGACGTCCCCAAGGGACTCTTCAGCCGGGGGAAGAACCGATTCACCCTTCACCCCACGGACAAGGACCGCAATGGTCTCCCCATCGTAGAAAATGCTTTCCTGGCGTCGCTTTTCCCAGGGGGGAGATCCCTCGACGTGGATCAGAAAAACCACGAGGCTTTCTCCTCGGCCAAGGCCGCCATAACCGATCACATAGCCTACCGGGGGAAGGACTTCTTCCTGAGGAATTGGAAATGGGTCGCCCTCGGCATAACCATGACCCTGGTCACTATGGGCTTCAGTGCATCCCTCCTTGGAGCCGGGGGGGCAGGGGAGGGGGTTTCGCTCTTTCCCACGCTGTGGCTTGGCGCCTGGACCCTGGGGATCGGCTTACTGCTCTTTACGGCCTTAACCTCCCTTGGAGAGGGTTTCCGAAGAAAAAAGGCGGGCTTCTTCATCAGGGGACTCTTCCTGCTGGTCTTTTCCATACCCTTCATGGGGGCCGAGGCGCTTTTCCTGCGGCTTTTTCCCGGTGAACTGTCCTACAACTTCACCCTTTCGCTGGCGGCGGCCTTTCTTCTGAACGTCCTCTTCTTCAGGCTCATGAAAAACTACACCCCGGAGGGAAGAAAGCTCA is a genomic window containing:
- a CDS encoding DUF2207 domain-containing protein — protein: MRTFRRALAALLLLLALAPATSAAERILSFDSSIRVEQSGTLAVREDITVRVEHDQIQRGIFRDFPTLYRSPGGNTIRVGFSVQTVLLDGSPVPWKTERLSNGVRVRIGDPNSYAPLGEHTYTVVYTTTEQVGFFEDHDELYWNVTGTGWDFPIDRATALVALPENVPVEKIAWYTGPQGSRAQDATGKTASHTAWFQTTAPLRVGEGLTIVVGFPKGYILPSKDYLKRQARAGLAERWGKYLPPLSVALIFLYYMLAWSRWGKDLRPGNIIPLFYPPEGVTPAMASYVHNQKFRDDTFTATLIDLGVRGFLRIEERDVPKGLFSRGKNRFTLHPTDKDRNGLPIVENAFLASLFPGGRSLDVDQKNHEAFSSAKAAITDHIAYRGKDFFLRNWKWVALGITMTLVTMGFSASLLGAGGAGEGVSLFPTLWLGAWTLGIGLLLFTALTSLGEGFRRKKAGFFIRGLFLLVFSIPFMGAEALFLRLFPGELSYNFTLSLAAAFLLNVLFFRLMKNYTPEGRKLMDQLEGLRMYIISAEKERIKALARVDMPEDTPRHFESLLPYAIALGVEKEWAAHFDDVLKKAQYNPQWYTGTYPVYSLGAASFMTGLSGGLGTAVASSSAAPGSSSGFGGGFGGGGGFSGGGGGGGGGGGW